The genomic DNA ACCAAACCAAAAAGAATATCATTTCTTTTCCGGGACGTTGCATGGTCCACGAGATGTATACTGCGGAAGACATTCTTTCCGTCAGAAGACAGTGGCCGGGAGTCACGGTGATTTCTCACCCCGAATGTAATACGGACGTCGTCGCCGTTTCGGATTTTGCGGGCTCCACGTCTCAAATGTCGAAATTTATTAAGGATTCCGGCGCAAAGGACGTCTTCTTGGTCACCGAGTGCTCTATGGGCGATAATTTACGTTCCGAATTCCCCGATCGACAATTCGTCTCCTCATGTCGGACCTGCCCTCACATGAAACGAATCACGTTGGAAAAAATACGCGATTCGTTATTGCACGAACGATACGAAATTAAGTTGGATCCCGAAGTTATAGAAAAAGGAAGAATGGCCGTACAACGAATGCTGGAGCTTAGTTATAAATAATGTTCCGAATAGGACAAGGATTAGATTTTCATAAATTAGAACTAAATTCCTCCCGACCTTTAATATTAGGCGGAGCAACCATCGACTCCGAATATGCGTTAATCGGTCATTCGGACGCCGATATCATATTGCATGCGTTATCGGATGCAATTCTGGGCGCATTAGGATTGGGCGATATCGGACAATATTTTCCGGACACGGAACCTTCTCTCAAAGACATGGACTCAAGGATCATTTTGAAAAAAACCTTGGACTTAATGAAGGAAAGAAACTTCTCTCTCATAAACATGGACTGCACGATTATCGGTGAGCGCCCGAAGATAGCTCCTCATAGAGGGAAAATCCAACTCACATTATCCGGCTTGTTGGGAATTCCGCAGGATTGCGTATCGATAAAAGCGACAACCACGGAA from Leptospira fainei serovar Hurstbridge str. BUT 6 includes the following:
- the ispF gene encoding 2-C-methyl-D-erythritol 2,4-cyclodiphosphate synthase, giving the protein MFRIGQGLDFHKLELNSSRPLILGGATIDSEYALIGHSDADIILHALSDAILGALGLGDIGQYFPDTEPSLKDMDSRIILKKTLDLMKERNFSLINMDCTIIGERPKIAPHRGKIQLTLSGLLGIPQDCVSIKATTTEKMGALGRVEGIGATCVVLLKSV